The following coding sequences are from one Neurospora crassa OR74A linkage group I, whole genome shotgun sequence window:
- a CDS encoding inosine-uridine preferring nucleoside hydrolase, with product MAPKQRVILDTDPGVDDVLALLLALSASPEELELAMISVTYGNVPLQSCLRNVVATFHVLEKEMKWREETGKSTRGFGALNTHKPIVAVGPEHALEDEILAADHFHGADGLHGVHEKQPHLSPADTWRSLFSDEEPQGEKVEPPSYSKYFTPSKAPAHKEILRVLKESPENTVTVVAVGPLTNVALAAAEDPETFLRAKELVVMGGAVNVEGNVTPVAEFNCFADTVAAARVYALTSPNPSSTMPPVIHGKSFLPPYPAKLSKQLKLTLFPLDITTPLELRKKYFYETIQPITKSGSPLALWIETFMTGIFNKVEAMLGDGSEPGLSLHDPACIWYMLTQDDPAWEPVAKPEDIRIETSGQWTRGMHVIDRRQRAKPGEQSSKVETHPSDPLDATTFDDVPGDDMGWLSVNKGNRINRMVKTPGDEKFAAILMDRLFG from the exons ATGGCTCCCAAGCAACGTGTTATTCTCGACACCGACCCCGGTGTTGACGATGTGCTggctcttcttctcgcccttAGTGCCTCACCTGAGGAGCTTGAGCTTGCTATGATCTCCGTCACTTATGGCAATGTTCCGCTTCAGAG CTGTCTCCGCAACGTCGTGGCAACGTTCCACGTGCTGGAAAAAGAGATGAAGTGGCGCGAGGAGACAGGCAAGAGCACTCGCGGCTTCGGTGCCCTCAACACCCATAAACCCATTGTCGCCGTTGGTCCGGAGCACGCGCTGGAGGATGAGATCCTCGCGGCCGACCACTTCC ATGGTGCCGACGGTTTACATGGTGTCCACGAGAAG CAACCTCATCTTTCCCCCGCCGACACCTGGCGCTCTCTATTCAGCGACGAAGAGCCCCAGGGTGAAAAAGTCGAGCCTCCTTCGTACTCCAAGTACTTCACCCCAAGCAAGGCTCCAGCGCACAAGGAGATTCTCCGTGTCCTGAAGGAATCGCCCGAGAACACCGTCACCGTCGTTGCCGTTGGTCCCCTGACAAACGTGGCGCTGGCCGCTGCTGAGGACCCCGAAACCTTCCTGCGCGCCAAGGAGCTGGTTGTCATGGGTGGTGCCGTAAACGTCGAGGGCAACGTGACCCCCGTCGCCGAGTTCAACTGCTTCGCCGATACCGTTGCCGCCGCCCGCGTCTACGCCCTGACCTCGCCCAACCCGAGCTCGACCATGCCCCCTGTCATCCACGGCAAATCTTTTTTGCCCCCTTACCCCGCCAAGCTTTCCAAGCAGCTTAAGCTGACCCTTTTCCCTCTTGATATCACCACCCCGCTCGAGCTGAGGAAAAAGTACTTCTACGAGACCATCCAGCCGATCACCAAGTCCGGCAGCCCGCTTGCGCTGTGGATCGAGACCTTCATGACAGGCATCTTCAACAAAGTCGAAGCCATGCTTGGCGACGGCAGTGAGCCCGGTCTGTCCCTCCATGACCCGGCATGCATTTGGTACATGTTGACCCAGGATGACCCCGCATGGGAACCCGTGGCGAAGCCGGAAGATATTAGAATTGAGACCTCCGGCCAATGGACCAGGGGCATGCATGTCATCGACAGACGACAGAGGGCGAAGCCGGGTGAGCAGTCAAGCAAGGTGGAGACGCATCCGTCGGATCCTCTGGATGCGACCACCTTTGACGATGTCCCCGGAGACGACATGGGCTGGCTAAGCGTGAACAAGGGAAACAGAATTAACAGGATGGTCAAGACCCCCGGCGACGAGAAGTTTGCCGCCATCTTGATGGATAGACTCTTTGGTTGA
- a CDS encoding small nuclear ribonucleoprotein Lsm8, variant, with amino-acid sequence MSAGLVNSYLNKKVCIITVDGRTLVGTLISVDMSTNVFLQRAVERVIRSPDDDEPSAEIELGTHMIRGDTVCLVGLVDEPLDESIDWTKVKGATIGTTKH; translated from the exons ATGTCGGCGGGCTTGGTAAATTCGTACCTCAACA AAAAGGTTTGCATAATTACAGTCGATGGCCGCACCTTAGTAGGCACACTGATCTCGGTAGACATGAGCACGAATGTG TTCCTACAAAGAGCAGTTGAACGAGTCATTCGCTCCCCCGATGATGACGAGCCCTCGGCCGAGATCGAGCTGGGAACGCACATGATTCGCGGGGACACGGTCTGCCTGGTTGGGTTGGTTGATGAGCCGCTGGACGAGAGCATAGACTGGACCAAAGTCAAGGGGGCTACGATTGGGACGACAAAGCACTAG
- a CDS encoding HpcH/HpaI aldolase/citrate lyase family protein → MSSGNPTSKMLAANSLKQIFTQESRPAMGVWQMLPGANISRILARSGADWVMVDCEHGNIDDAAMHEAVPAIAALGVSPIVRIPDLQPSMVKRALDSGAHGILAPLIRTVEDVKNLVTAAKFPPEGKRGFGSPIAMQNFNPMPTFTEYLQQANESLLTMVQIETQEALDCVEEIAPLVDVIFIGPFDLGNNIGHPIIEGKMDPELDEAIDRILKAAVTAGKKCGIFCTGGEQAKQYADKGFHMISVATDYTLLGAAMADSLSIARGQGKQDKPASY, encoded by the exons ATGTCTTCCGGTAACCCAACTTCCAAGATGCTGGCGGCCAATTCGTTGAAGCAAATCTTCACCCAGGAAAGCCGCCCTGCTATGGGTGTCTGGCAGATGCTACCCGGGGCCAATATCTCGAGGATTCTCGCTCGATCGGGGGCTGACTGGGTAATGGTTGACTGCGAGCATGGAAACATCGACG ATGCTGCGATGCACGAAGCAGTTCCGGCCATTGCTGCCCTGGGCGTTTCTCCTATTGTCCGGATCCCAGACCTTCAGCCATCGATGGTCAAGC GAGCGTTGGATAGTGGTGCGCATGGA ATCCTTGCGCCGCTCATCAGGACTGTTGAGGATGTCAAAAACTTGGTTACCGCGGCAAAGTTCCCACCCGAAGGCAAGAGAGGGTTTGGATCACCCATCGCTATGCAAAACTTCAACCCCATGCCAACCTTCACCGAATACCTCCAGCAAGCGAACGAGAGTCTCTTGACCATGGTGCAGATCGAGACACAGGAAGCCTTGGACTGTGTTGAAGAGATAGCTCCGCTTGTGGATGTCATCTTTATTGGTCCTTTTGACTTGGGTAACAATATCGGCCACCCGATTATCGAGGGAAAGATGGATCCGGAGCTAGATGAGGCTATTGACAGGATCCTGAAGGCTGCCGTAACGGCAGGCAAAAAGTGCGGCATCTTCTGCACAGGCGGAGAGCAGGCCAAGCAGTATGCCGACAAGGGATTCCATATGATCAGTGTCGCAACGGATTACACTTTGTTGGGAGCTGCCATGGCGGACAGCCTAAGCATTGCACGGGGCCAAGGGAAGCAGGACAAGCCGGCATCGTATTAA
- a CDS encoding glutaredoxin domain-containing protein codes for MRLTSRLFQSFPSRITFFRREGCGLCVQARSVLSDVWDRRPFEYKEVDIVKPESKAWRDLYDFDVPVIHISKAQAPEEDPQLSSKAVKLMHRFTVEQVEAKMNQVEES; via the exons ATGCGCCTCACAAGTCGGCTATTTCAGTCCTTCCCGTCCCGGATCACCTTTTTCAGGCGTGAAGGCTGTGGTCTGTGTGTTCAGGCAAGATCCGTCTTGTCCGATGTCTGGGACCGCCGGCCTTTCGAGTACAAGGAAGTCGACATTGTCAAGCCAGAGTCCAAGGCCTGGAGAGATCTTTATGACTTTGATGTTCCAGTG ATTCACATCAGCAAGGCTCAAGCCCCAGAAGAAGACCCCCAACTCTCCTCCAAGGCCGTCAAGTTGATGCACCGCTTCACGGTCGAGCAGGTTGAAGCTAAAATGAATCAAGTCGAAGAGTCATGA
- a CDS encoding diploid state maintenance protein chpA: MSEANKCVHQGCGKVYTDPEEVCRYHPGPPVFHEGQKGWKCCKPRVLTFEEFMTIEPCTEGKHSTTDLPPKIEKNEADPALLESLAATPPPPTRTPVPVAQHAPTPPPPAPESDDDEEGIEIPDGRVCRRKACGATYQKGASREGEKCVHHPGAPIFHEGSKGYSCCKRRVLEFDQFMKIEGCKTKDRHLFVGSGKKEAAAASGGEEILETVRTDFYQTPSSVIASFFLKKINKDAAKVEFKPNSIVLDLPTTDSPVKRYKTEVSLFGPIVPEKSSYKILGTKLEVTLWKADGSSWPVLRSDDRPTGEILQVGRAGRV; encoded by the exons ATGTCCGAGGCCAACAAGTGCGTCCATCAAGGTTGCGGCAAGGTCTACACCGACCCCGAGGAGGTCTGCCGTTACCACCCTGGACCCCCTGTTTTCCACGAAGGCCAGAAGG GATGGAAGTGCTGCAAGCCGCGCGTGCTCACCTTCGAAGAGTTCATGACCATTGAGCCTTGTACCGAAGGCAAGCACAGTACCACCGATCTTCCCCCCAAGATCGAGAAGAACGAGGCCGATCCAGCACTGCTCGAGTCTCTGGCCGCTACCCCTCCGCCACCGACCCGTACGCCCGTGCCTGTTGCGCAACATGCTCCcactcctccgccgccggcgccagaatccgatgatgacgaggaaggaaTTGAGATTCCGGATGGCCGCGTGTGCAGGAGAAAGGCGTGCGGCGCGACCTACCAGAAGGGCGCCAGCCGCGAGGGCGAGAAGTGTGTACACCACCCCGGTGCTCCCATCTTTCACGAGGGAAGCAAGGGGTACAGCTGCTGCAAGCGCCGCGTCCTTGAGTTTGACCAGTTCATGAAGATTGAGGGCTGCAAGACCAAGGATCGGCATTTGTTTGTCGGTagcgggaagaaggaggctgcGGCCGCATCAGGAGGCGAGGAGATCTTGGAGACGGTTAG AACCGACTTCTACCAGACCCCTTCGTCAGTCATCGCATCTTTCTTCCTCAAGAAGATCAATAAGGATGCTGCCAAGGTTGAGTTCAAGCCCAACTCCATTGTTCTGGATCTGCCCACGACGGACAGCCCCGTAAAAAGGTACAAGACGGAGGTGTCGCTCTTTGGGCCCATCGTCCCTGAGAAGTCAAGCTACAAGATCCTCGGCACCAAGCTGGAGGTTACATTGTGGAAGGCAGACGGCAGCTCTTGGCCGGTGCTACGCAGCGATGACCGGCCAACAGGTGAGATTTTGCAGGTCGGTCGAGCCGGAAGGGTGTAG